One segment of Macrotis lagotis isolate mMagLag1 chromosome 1, bilby.v1.9.chrom.fasta, whole genome shotgun sequence DNA contains the following:
- the LOC141517938 gene encoding ovomucoid-like yields MAFSLLSTKVLLVVFILELSCFSEVFSGLQPSVFVKPNCQRFLTDFAKPTKEEKNCAPIIDPVCASNHQTYKNVCEFCLAYKQLQTTIYFLHYGDC; encoded by the exons ATGGCCTTCTCCCTACTATCGACCAAGGTTCTCTTGGTTGTCTTCATCTTGGAATTGTCTTGTTTCTCAG AAGTTTTCAGTGGGTTACAGCCTTCAGTATTTGTAAAG CCTAACTGTCAAAGATTCTTGACTGATTTTGCAAAAccaactaaagaagaaaaaaactgtgCGCCAATTATTGACCCAGTCTGTGCATCTAACCATCAAACTTATAAGAATGTGTGCGAATTCTGCTTGGCATACAA ACAACTACAAACAACAATTTACTTTCTGCATTATGGTGACTGCTGA
- the LOC141505985 gene encoding serine protease inhibitor Kazal-type 7-like — MKISGGLLLLFALAHLCLASRIPGQNIGKEDCSIYKKFPVVAIPCPVIYFPVCGSDYITYGNGCHLCIENLKTNGKVIYLHDGNC, encoded by the exons ATGAAGATCAGTGGAGGCTTGCTACTGCTCTTTGCCCTGGCTCATCTCTGCCTAGCCTCCC GAATTCCTGGCCAGAATATAGGAAAG gAGGACTGCAGCATTTATAAGAAATTCCCAGTGGTAGCCATTCCCTGCCCTGTTATATATTTCCCTGTGTGTGGTTCTGACTACATAACTTATGGCAATGGATGTCATCTGTGCATAGAGAACTT gaaaacaaatggaaaagtgATTTATCTTCATGATGGAAACTGTTAA